One genomic window of Bombus fervidus isolate BK054 chromosome 14, iyBomFerv1, whole genome shotgun sequence includes the following:
- the Rhogap19d gene encoding rho GTPase activating protein at 19D isoform X2 — protein MAEDRNNSQRLVRQAHTIEHGSSPPPVSTLPTGSGGGVGTIASAIATTGGVQRYDSPPRGPRTLLLRRGENGFGFTLRHFIVYPPESCCMLPGHERTRIDEPMDTIFVKQVRGNSPAAEAGLRTGDRVVSVDGRPTRGEQYAKVVQRIQQAGPWLRLLVVSKEDDILQRYFGETAHNPETNQRPRLRSPERSGHRQRRSVSMIPSLSPRTRQSWVCPARSSMPTPLCQDQDSPRQLIDDSVGIIDKHQQQLQRNIAKSNIFVGTLTRIHENIASAGTLLPGERQSIDTKNGTSSLPSSPGPEKKVNDKFPILPQGLQIVSKRAKQFESGRLLSDDDEPTGDRISLYKSELSRLSTKHSVPNVAVRRREFESKAEAQEPRRIPPVPTRETKSLDSGSGLKGNRIIPVGSKHIHCEPPGNYNSLEETPNSRITDGETVRPRIRSNSAESWESTSTSNLLNTVRLHWFQRQDDTERKRDTNGNDNSVYVDATSICDGKEKIVEKGSRRQQQDGYAQIIKAESGVLPSDNDMHNNEVVFRRQKNTQIDEDRATRRVSYLKATWGERIHVDSDLELSDSEPITHTSRSIHKRWRLPLLPNDIASLRRIFEEVTQSTSLNKNINRGNSICTGREAATGIIKDIGQVEREGPLHVKFTVLDGKRSSDRSWKQLWGVLRGPILFFYKDRQNQSPSLSCDSENVAQSVDVRCSLVDIAEDYTKRKHVLRLANPNAEVLLQTEDAASMALWLRALHEHAAAEKPSEIAHNSTLKQQAVPQTPGPTSSSSTCQTTTNASPMTISTGSGSGGQRLSPLPGHKGIKKLTSFRNRSPTGQSPINKTRKPSQTIDSLVSPKTKTWKGRVAKQLRRMHGQTGSPSSPTTQLPPEGATFKVPLELCPPSSFSEYVPLIVEMCTSIVEARGLEVVGIYRVPGNTAAISHLTDSVNKGFENINLQDPRWSDVNVISSLLKSFFRQLPDSLLTAELYPMFIDADKVEDPQRRMTTIRKLLRDLPEHHFETLKYLMFHLKRIVEHSEVNKMEAKNLAIVFGPTLVRASGSRDNMVTMVTDMSHQCRIVESLLNNVDWFFSDDDLDDLSRLSVNLSLPADTSEIETTTSSNNHNLLLNNIQKVEGREMASAKDIVSSIISAANRKIQRRRKCQDETDNETHDVDKVWFYLRMKQEAENLQNRRSMALNERQCSVSEIVLMHESQNQSNRSIDRCDRSPTLDQTAITSASIGGSDVIADCTINNRDCTLNSHDDVSSEKSNRYLNRMVESVPSIQPTHRSAVSSASESSRLSSETGLSCFDASSTLSSASNDTKQSNDEVTIRTYAGLSASTQERIRRFEQETKAMLQRDRNRQRREAERREEERRRIEMEWQLAKREMENDDLLDSIVDTTVTTPTTYLSSTTRLSSFNDRLADKSFLDIGSRSTARMPSLSIAVQQQPTPVRRVSQLADEPATILPSENVSNTIIKKLKTDSEQSLEKSTTLPPIRYGSLDSLHETHNVSQSSLSPTNQQRKPLSSDVSDDGSDLLTSLTTTFDRKWKSLVNSSNQTIRGSATENLSLSDEDAAITRDSQNLRNQRGGGGGLREEKEEHKTACPQSCSIETYRDPSLHKTSIEKHQYVRQKNDAPEKDTDSSVTENSSVDRPDNTDMPDNDRSANVRKRVEPKQEQLRSSKETTTTATATATATVYEASLAANEPQECCRHEKETSVLAQNGGKAIDDVKDFRHDVDSANYSNKLEKFESLTNSEVRSRLKRSESLNKRSENTSSKLKRSESLNKHSVERLSSPTNGKLKRSESLNKHSERSDSPNSKLKRSESLTKTEKTECNISKRRQSVRKDSATKLKRKNGMPERSIKRRHTVGGTKDFDKVHWLDNKLQVEAERVVRNEYRPKKSQLRTSSPDLSTGRIGLTDTSFLIEVSFRGPSNVVFNVTNARPQSLPDTSLTSKVFKVPLESHV, from the exons ATGGCTGAGGACCGAAATAATTCCCAACGATTGGTTAGGCAGGCGCACACG ATAGAACACGGTTCGTCACCGCCTCCAGTATCGACGCTTCCGACAGGATCGGGTGGCGGTGTCGGGACAATCGCTAGTGCGATAGCAACAACGGGAGGCGTTCAACGGTACGATTCGCCACCTAGAGGCCCAAGAACGTTATTGCTGCGCCGCGGAGAAAATGGTTTTGGCTTTACCCTCCGTCATTTTATCGTTTACCCACCGGAGTCCTGTTGC ATGCTACCAGGACACGAACGAACGAGGATAGACGAGCCGATGGATACGATATTCGTGAAACAGGTACGCGGAAATTCGCCAGCAGCCGAAGCAGGTTTACGTACAGGGGATAGGGTCGTTTCCGTCGACGGAAGACCAACGCGCGGTGAGCAATACGCGAAAGTAGTTCAACGTATCCAGCAGGCGGGTCCCTGGCTACGACTTCTCGTGGTCTCCAAAGAGGACGATATCTTGCAAAGATATTTCGGTGAAACTGCTCACAATCCTGAAACCAATCAACGACCGCGTCTTCGTTCTCCGGAGAGAAGTGGACACAGGCAACGCAGATCGGTCAGTATGATTCCCAGTTTGTCGCCAAGAACCAGACAGTCTTGGGTTTGTCCCGCACGAAGCTCAATGCCGACACCGCTATGTCAAGATCAAGATTCACCTCGGCAGCTGATCGACGACAGTGTAGGAATCATCGATAAACATCAGCAACAATTGCAACGAAACATAGCTAAATCGAACATTTTTGTTGGAACCCTGACGAGAATACATGAAAATATCGCAAGCGCTGGCACTTTACTACCCGGTGAACGGCAATCGATAGATacgaaaaatggtacttcTTCTCTGCCTTCGTCTCCTGGACCTGAAAAAAAGgtaaatgataaatttccGATACTTCCGCAAGGACTTCAAATCGTATCGAAGCGAGCGAAACAGTTCGAGTCAGGGCGATTATTAAGCGACGACGATGAACCGACCGGTGATCGAATCAGCCTCTACAAAAGCGAACTGTCGAGATTATCGACTAAGCATAGCGTGCCGAACGTTGCCGTTAGAAGAAGGGAATTTGAATCGAAAGCCGAAGCTCAAGAACCGAGAAGAATACCACCTGTGCCAACCAGGGAAACCAAATCCTTGGATAGTG GTAGCGGATTAAAAGGCAACAGAATAATACCTGTAGGCAGCAAACATATCCACTGTGAACCGCCGGGCAACTATAACTCGTTAGAAG AGACACCCAATTCGAGAATCACAGACGGGGAAACAGTACGGCCGAGAATTCGTAGCAACAGTGCTGAATCATGGGAATCTACGAGTACAAGCAATTTGTTAAATACCGTTAGACTTCACTGGTTTCAACGACAGGACGATACCGAGCGAAAGCGAGATACGAACGGAAATGACAATAGTGTTTACGTTGATGCGACTAGTATATGTGATGGAAAGGAGAAAATCGTGGAGAAAGGGTCTAGAAGACAACAACAGGATGGTTACGCGCAAATCATCAAAGCTGAATCTG GTGTATTGCCATCGGATAACGATATGCACAATAACGAAGTTGTATTCAGGCGGCAAAAGAATACGCAGATTG ACGAAGATCGTGCCACAAGAAGGGTATCCTACTTGAAAGCAACTTGGGGCGAACGAATCCATGTCGACAGTGATTTGGAACTAAGCGACTCGGAGCCTATTACCCATACTTCTAGAAG CATTCATAAGAGATGGCGGCTACCGCTACTTCCAAACGATATAGCATCGCTGCGTCGCATCTTCGAGGAAGTGACTCAATCGACGagtttaaacaaaaatattaatcg TGGCAATTCTATTTGTACTGGCCGGGAAGCAGCGACTGGCATTATAAAAGACATCGGACAAGTGGAACGAGAGGGACCTTTACATGTCAAATTTACTGTACTTGATGGCAAG cGATCTTCCGATCGATCATGGAAACAGCTATGGGGTGTTCTTCGCGGACCGATTCTCTTCTTTTATAAGGATCGTCAAAATCAG agtcCTTCGTTATCCTGCGACAGCGAAAATGTAGCTCAAAGCGTAGATGTGAGATGTTCCCTCGTAGATATCGCGGAGGATTATACGAAACGTAAACACGTATTACGGTTAGCAAATCCGAACGCTGAAGTTTTGCTACAGACCGAAGACGCAGCGTCCATGGCGCTTTGGCTACGAGCTCTACATGAACATGCTGCTGCTGAAAAACCGTCC GAAATTGCTCATAATAGTACTTTGAAGCAACAAGCTGTCCCGCAAACTCCAGGTCCCACCAGCAGTTCTTCAACCTGTCAAACAACCACGAACGCTAGTCCAATGACAATATCGACTGGTAGTGGTAGTGGTGGTCAGCGATTAAGCCCCCTTCCAGGACATAAAGGCATCAAGAAATTAACTTCGTTTAGGAACAGATCTCCGACTGGACAATCACCGATAAACAAGACTCGAAAACCGAGTCAAACGATCGATAGTTTGGTTTCTCCAAAGACCAAGACATGGAAGGGTAGAGTCGCAAAACAATTGCGGAGAATGCATGGACAAACGGGATCTCCTTCTTCACCAACAACGCAACTACCACCAGAAGGTGCTACGTTCAAAGTACCGCTTGAACTTTGTCCACCG TCATCTTTCTCGGAATACGTGCCATTGATCGTTGAAATGTGCACGAGTATCGTCGAAGCGAGGGGTCTCGAAGTAGTCGGTATTTATAGAGTACCCGGTAACACTGCCGCTATTTCACATTTGACTGACAGCGTGAACAAAGGATTCGAAAATATCAATCTCCag GATCCTAGATGGAGCGACGTAAACGTAATATCTTCTCTTCTGAAGTCGTTCTTTCGACAGCTCCCAGATTCGCTACTCACCGCGGAATTATACCCTATGTTTATCGATGCCGATAAAGTTGAGGATCCTCAAAGAAGAATGACAACGATAAGGAAGTTGCTCAGGGATCTTCCGGAACATCACTTTGAAACTCTCAAGTATTTgatgtttcatttaaaaagaatagtCGAACATAGCGAGGTTAATAAGATGGAGGCAAAGAATTTGGCCATTGTGTTTGGTCCAACATTAGTTAGAGCCAGTGGTTCCAGAGATAATATGGTTACTATGGTTACGGATATGTCGCATCAGTGTCGAATCGTTGAAAGTTTATTAAACAAC GTCGATTGGTTCTTTTCGGACGATGATTTGGACGATTTAAGTCGACTGAGCGTGAATCTCAGTCTTCCAGCTGACACTAGCGAGATCGAGACTACAACATCGAGTAATAATCATAATCTCTTGTTGAACAACATTCAGAAAGTCGAAG GACGCGAAATGGCTTCTGCTAAGGACATTGTATCATCTATCATATCCGCTGCTAAtcgtaaaatacaaagaagaagaaagtgtCAAGACGAGACGGATAACGAAACTCACGATGTCGATAAGGTTTGGTTTTAT CTGAGGATGAAACAAGAAGCAGAAAACCTTCAAAATCGGCGAAGCATGGCATTGAACGAGAGGCAATGTTCGGTCAGTGAGATCGTTTTAATGCACGAAAGTCAGAATCAGTCGAATCGTTCCATCGATCGATGCGATCGGTCACCGACGCTTGATCAGACTGCGATTACTAGCGCAAGTATCGGTGGTTCCGATGTCATAGCTGATTGCACGATTAATAACCGTGATTGCACGTTAAACAGTCACGATGATGTTTCTTCGGAGAAATCGAACAGATATTTAAATCGTATGGTAGAGTCGGTTCCATCGATTCAACCGACTCATCGCTCGGCCGTCTCGTCGGCTTCAGAGTCTTCCCGACTCTCTAGCGAGACTGGCCTGAGCTGTTTCGATGCAAGTTCGACGCTTTCCAGCGCTTCGAACGACACCAAACAAAGCAATGACGAGGTTACGATAAGAACGTATGCTGGATTGAGCGCGTCTACTCAAGAACGTATACGAAGATTTGAACAGGAAACAAAGGCAATGTTACAGAGGGATCGGAATCGACAAAGACGCGAAGCTGAaaggagagaagaagagagacgGAGAATCGAGATGGAATGGCAATTGGCTAAACGTGAAATGGAAAACGACGATCTGCTCGACAGTATAGTAGACACAACTGTGACAACACCTACTACTTATCTTTCGTCCACAACGAGACTTTCTAGTTTTAACGACAGGCTTGCCGATAAATCTTTCCTCGATATCGGTTCCCGATCGACTGCTCGAATGCCGTCTTTATCGATAGCTGTGCAGCAACAACCCACGCCCGTTAGACGAGTGTCGCAACTCGCAGACGAACCTGCTACGATTCTGCCCTCGGAGAACGTCTCCAACACTAtcataaagaaattgaaaaccGATTCAGAG CAGTCACTGGAAAAATCTACGACGCTACCGCCAATTCGTTATGGCAGTTTGGATTCTCTGCACGAAACACACAACGTTTCTCAGTCGTCGCTTTCACCGACCAATCAACAACGGAAACCCCTTTCCAGTGATGTCTCGGACGATG GTAGCGATTTGCTGACCAGCTTGACGACCACGTTCGATCGTAAATGGAAGTCCCTGGTAAATTCGTCGAATCAAACGATTCGTGGATCCGCTACGGAGAATCTGTCTCTCAGCGACGAGGACGCTGCGATAACgcgagactcgcaaaacttgCGAAATCAAcgtggaggaggaggagggttacgagaagagaaagaagaacacAAAACAGCTTGTCCTCAATCATGCTCGATTGAAACTTATCGGGATCCGAGCCTCCATAAAACATCTATCGAAAAGCATCAATACGTTCGTCAAAAAAAT GATGCTCCGGAAAAGGATACGGATTCATCGGTAACAGAGAATAGCAGCGTCGATCGACCGGATAATACCGATATGCCGGATAACGATCGAAGCGCTAACGTACGAAAAAGGGTGGAACCGAAGCAAGAGCAATTGCGATCGAGCAAAGAAACAACGACCACGGCGACGGCGACGGCGACGGCGACGGTTTACGAAGCAAGTTTAGCAGCGAACGAACCGCAAGAATGCTGTAGGCACGAGAAGGAAACGTCGGTGTTAGCGCAAAATGGTGGTAAAGCGATCGACGATGTAAAAGATTTTCGACACGATGTCGATTCAGCGAATTATTCGAACAAGctggaaaaatttgaaagtctGACGAATTCCGAAGTCAGATCGCGGCTGAAAAGATCCGAATCTTTAAATAAGAGATCTGAAAATACCTCGTCCAAGTTGAAGAGGTCCGAAAGTTTGAACAAACATTCTGTCGAGAGGCTCTCGTCCCCGACCAATGGCAAGTTGAAACGCTCTGAAAGTTTGAACAAGCATTCGGAAAGATCCGATTCTCCGAACAGTAAATTAAAGCGATCGGAGTCGCTGACAAAAACTGAGAAAACTGAGTGTAATATTAGCAAGAGACGACAATCCGTTAGAAAAGATAGTGCGacgaaattaaaacgaaaaaacgGTATGCCCGAACGATCGATCAAGCGCAGGCACACTGTAGGCGGTACCAAGGATTTCGACAAAGTACATTGGTTGGATAATAAACTGCAAGTCGAGGCTGAGAGAGTGGTCAGAAACGAATATAGACCGAAGAAAAGCCAATTGAGAACAAGTTCTCCGGATTTAAGTACTGGTCGTATCGGTCTTACCGATACTAGTTTTCTCATCGAGGTCAGTTTTCGTGGCCCGAGTAACGTCGTTTTTAACGTGACTAACGCTCGTCCACAGTCTTTACCGGATACTAGCTTGACTTCTAAAGTGTTTAAAGTACCTCTGGAGAGTCACGTTTAA